The segment CCTCTTTGTCACACCAAGTTAGCCAACATGGCAAATGAAATGGCAAACACCGCTCGAAcattcttataattatctgTGGTTGCTTATGTCAATGtcaacaaaaaagtttttttttcataattcatTCCAGTTTCCATTCTACTGGTAGTTACTAATTAGATTCtaatttgttttctttaaataattaattaacaatataacttaatatttatttcctcATAAACTATACAATGAGCTGCGTGAGTGATCTATCGCAATCAAATGAGTATCTGAGTTTTCGAAGTAGTATACCGTTAAGGAAAATCGTTGTTGATTCAGATAGTTCCAAGGTAACAAATAATTTTCGCACTTTTTATGTTTactgtgttatttatttttcgatcCTACGTTCACATTGTAATTATTAACCAATTGTTTACCATTCAGGCATGGCGGATATTCGATTCAGGTCCAAAGTCGGTAGCGTGTCCTTTGATATGTTTACCTCCCGTTTCTGGAACAGCCGATGTTTTCTACAAGCAAGTGATGGGCCTGGCTTCCAGAGGGGTCCGTGTGATATCCGCGGAACCCCCGCCTTACTGGAATATGAAGGAGTGGTGTGATGGATTCAAAAGACTGATTGACTACCTAGAACTTGACAAAGTGCATATTTTTGGAGCTTCCTTAGGTGAGTTTATGAACGAAGTTCTAACTATGCTTAGCTTGTAGTAGACTTAATTGGCTTAAATTCATATTGGAAACCAGGTTGTTACCAATTAAACTTGAATCCTGCTAATTACAGTCAAAACAAATGAACTTTAATCACTTAATTAATGTTAATAGTAGGAAGCTGTTTATAATTTGAATATTCCTATCACTATTTATTAAATGGTAATCAGTActaatataaatgtaatacttgcctaaaatatgtatgaaagTTTCCTGCTTCATGTAAcactttaaatatataattttttatgttGTGCTATGCACCCTATTTATTTGATCATTCAATGTATATTTCAGGTGGGTTCCTAGCCCAAAAATTTGCAGAGCTAACATTAAACTGCCCCCGGGTGGCATCCCTAATACTGTGCAACTCCTTCACTGACACCTCTGTGTTTGAGTTCAAGGACTCCTCAGCTCTCTTCTGGCTGCTCCCCTCCCTGGTACTAAAGAGGATGCTCATGGGAAATTTCTCAGCAGAGAAAGCTGATAGAAGAATCATTGAGGCTATTGATTTTATGGTTGAGAGAGTAAGTATTGTTTTCTAACTTAAGTCAACTGCCATGCTAGGTAAAACACACCTTGAAGTTTTGAATTTACAGTGGATTTTTGATTCTGACCCAATATTGCAGTAGTTAATACACACTCCAGGGGTATACAGTAGAACCATGCTAATCTGAACAGGCAAAAACCTAgccaatggggttggcaactgtcaaaggtttgcatagatggcgccatcatagcttgcccctgtctctagttttgttctatgagatttggcttaaagtactggaatccaggtcacaaaattccaaaaaaaaaacaagaatttgacacaattctagggattgacagggcaagctatgatggcgccatctgtttaatacttcgaccggccaaccccctTGAAGGATTACAAAGTTTTTTGGATTATCAATATATCAAGTGCAGGAATTTTATGGTCATGATCACTGGTTATGATcattttagtaaatttaaaaaaaaagtataaaactaaGATTGATTTATTTCTTCTGATCACATTGTAAGACTTAGAAGATGTAGACGTGAAGACTCAGTGTCTGTGTTGCAGAAGAAATATAATTTCAGGGCTTCCAGTCATTATTTAGCCTATTTATAAGAGTGCACCTTGTGAAACTATCTGGATTATCAGATTTGCAAGGCTCCAGATTAGCGAGGTTCTACTGTAAAAGCCACTTAGTCTGACAAGATTCTATGGCTTTGCTTAAATATTGAAGAGTTTCAAACCAGTCTATAGCATTTtcatgaatataattcataaacTAAACTTGTGATATTTCTTCATTAATATTCCTTTAACATTATGTTTAACAAGTATAGGTCAATAGAAACAGTTGTACATGTACTTGCATAtatttacatgcaattaatattaagtaaattGAATAGGTAAGACAAGATAACATGCAAGTTACTAGAACATATGGTAATAACAACTTGTATTGTGCTGTGGAATGGCAAtgccatatttttatagtaagtaACATAGAATAGTGGCGTCAGAGAATAATAAGTATTTgctttattgtttaaatatatCAATGTTATGATAATTTGACGTAAAatcttgttatattttataattgttgttaTGTCAAAATGAGGCCAAAGTTTATGTTTATTGATGCATatcaatttgttaatatttgatTTGTAAACAATAAAGTGATTAAGTGCATTTTTACTACAAAATTTATAGACCTATAATGTAATTATGATTTGTCGCAGAAACTAAAATTAACATTCACTTTAAAATAAACcaattctaataaataaaatatataaatacaaatacatttatttcattacttttaggtagggtataatatttataagtgtctaaacaaaatacaaatagtCATTATTCCACACcagaataaaagaaaaacagtATAGACAGATACCACTTTTCATTTAAAACTCTCTTGAAATTAAAACAGCGCCACTAAGtgatagtacggtcgccaagccgctccgaggccagatttaattgactcagctcggccttacccacaaccggtatcaatgtgttcggacagttctcctgatcaccgtacatgcggtagtaaagcggaaaaatggtggaggggatagtaatgacgtcacaaagatggcggccggacctattctttttggcggtgtatctcgaaaaccacttaaccgattttaatcatcgaggtgtcaaataatagcttatattatggagattatttccttttctacaaacatttacgtgaaacctataggaaaaaaaataatcacaaaaaacagtttttttataaaattattattttttattttgtaaaaatctccgtaaatattagcatttcgcaaattttgtttgatataaaacatattgcttcattatcaaggaatataatgagccttaaaacatacagatcgagtaataaacaatgaagctacactcatttatttgcgcatgagtaacgataactggcttttaccggtcgaaactgtggtgactgttacgatacgtattgaatggaatttatagagtatcggttttaattactgaaattataattaaaattataaaaaccagacacaataatattaccttacttcgacgtttagtctcttttttcgtcttaatcataggtaggtacatatttctttttacttaaaaattttaaactcagctcggccttacccacaaccggtatcaatgtgttcgagcgtttctcctgatcaccgtacatgcggtagtaaagcggaaaaatggtgggaggggatagtaatgacgtcacaaagatggcgtccggacctattctttttggcggtgtatctcgaaaaccacttaaccgattgtattcatcgaggtgtcaactaatagcttatattatgga is part of the Cydia pomonella isolate Wapato2018A chromosome 18, ilCydPomo1, whole genome shotgun sequence genome and harbors:
- the LOC133527724 gene encoding maspardin-like, giving the protein MSCVSDLSQSNEYLSFRSSIPLRKIVVDSDSSKAWRIFDSGPKSVACPLICLPPVSGTADVFYKQVMGLASRGVRVISAEPPPYWNMKEWCDGFKRLIDYLELDKVHIFGASLGGFLAQKFAELTLNCPRVASLILCNSFTDTSVFEFKDSSALFWLLPSLVLKRMLMGNFSAEKADRRIIEAIDFMVERLESLNQSELASRLTLNCTPGYMQPHLLSSLPVTVMDVWDECALSPQVREDLYKSYPQAKLAHLKSGGNFPYLSRSDEVNLHLLIHLRQFDSTELSASRLSLHRLPAPPQPDEGAVSYFNQRDQFVKIS